DNA sequence from the Candidatus Anaeroferrophillus wilburensis genome:
TTCATCAAGCAAAAGAAGATCAGGGTTGCCCATCAGGGCCCTGGCAATGGTCAGCATCTGCTGCTCACCACCAGAAAGAGTACCCCCCAAACGGCTGGTCATCTCACCAAGAACTGGAAATGCATCAATGACAGTAGTCGTATTCCATTTGCCACCACGGCCAGGTATCCGGCCAAGCTCGAGATTTTCGCGGACGGTAAAAGGGCCCAGAATGCGGCGATCCTCTGGTACATAGCCCAAACCAAGGCGAGCCATCTTGTACGATGGGAAACGGGTAACATCGCGCCCCTTGAAAATCACCTGTCCGGTTTTAGGTGGAGTCAGACCCATCAGGGAACGAAACGTAGTAGTTTTACCCATACCGTTCCTGCCCATCAGGCAAACTACTTCTCCAGGAACAACATGCAGGTCCACATCAAAAAGAATTTTACTCCGGTCATAAAAGGTGTTCAGCCCCTTTGCTTCGAGAATGAAACTACTCATCATTATTCTCCCAGGTAGGCAGTCACTACTTCCCTGTTGTTGCGGATTTCATCCGGCGTTCCTTCCGCAAGGAGTGCTCCCTGCTGGAGCACACGGACAGTTTCGGCAATCCCGAACACCATATCCATATCATGTTCGATAAACACCAGGGTGAGGTCGAACTCCTTCCAGAGTTTTTTTATCAAACTCCTGGTAACCTCCCTTTCCTCAGGAGACATTCCTGCTGTCGGCTCATCAAGAAGAAGAAGTCGGGGTCGCAACGCCAAGGCGATACCAATATCCAGAAGCTTCTGGTCACCATGAGCCAGTTCATAGGCCAGCCGATGAGCCTGGCTATCAATGCCAAGACTTTCAAGGATGCTCATGGCATCTTTCTCATCCTGTTGAAATTCTGCACGGGACCTCAATATGTGACCGGTATTGCTGGAATGCGAAAGACAAGCAATCTTGACATTGTCCAACACCGTCTGGTCCGGAAACAAGGAGGCAATCTGGAAGGCCCGTCCGATACCCATAACGACAACATCCTGGGAGGTTTTGCCAACAATATTCTGCCCTGCAAAGATGATTTCCCCGCTATCTGGCGTCTGGAAACCAGTTATCTGGTTGAAAAGGGTGGTTTTACCCGCCCCGTTGGGACCAATAATCGCTGATATCTCACCAGGCCGGATCGAAAAGTTAACATCATTTGTCACTTTCAGTCCGCCGAACGCCTTATTAACCGACTTGAGCCGTAGAATGGGTTCCAATATTATTGCTCCTCATCATGTTGGGGCTTGAAACGCCCCCGGATATTCCTGAGTTCTCCGACAATCCCCTTGGGAAAGACAATCACCATAAACAGAATCAGCGACCCGATGATGATCGACCAGTACTCCGTATGCGCACCGACAATATCCTCAATGGCAATGATTGAAAACGCACCGATAAAGGGCCCGAAAAACTGGCTCAACCCACCAAGAACCGACATCAGGATTACTTCACCTGAAGTTGTCCAATAAAGCATATCCGTATGAATCGAGTTATCTACCCCCACCATCAAGGCACCTGCGAGAGTGGCAAATACCGATGAGATGACATAAATCCGAAGCTGGTTCCGCTTCACACTGCGTCCAATAAAACGTACCCGCTCCGGATTTTCCTGTATGCAGCGAAGCAGCAACCCAAAGGGGGAAAAGGTCACCCGTTTCAAAAACCAGATCGAAGCCATTACAACAGCAAGGATAAAATAATAATAAACAGTTTGGTTCTGCAGGAATTCCGGTGGCATGATGCCGACAATGCCATCATCCCCACCGGTAAAATTATACCATTTGAAGGTAATCTGCCAGGCAAGCTGGCCGAAAGCCAACGTAAGCATGGTGAAATAAACCCCTCCGACACGGATAACCAACAGGCCAAGCAAGAGGGACAAGACGGCCGATACAACAAGCCCAAGACCCATGGCCGGCAGATACCATCCACTCCCCAGATATTTAACCATCAGGCCGACGCTATAGCCCCCAAGACCGTAGTAAAGCGCCTGGCCAAATGAAAGCATGCCAGTAACGCCCCACAGCATGTTGAATGCCATGGCAAAAAGCCCCCAGATCAGGATATGGCTGGCCAGATTAAGATGGTAGCTGGACCTCATGAACACTGGCACCAGGGCAAAGGCCAAAATGAAGCAAGTCCATAGAAATGCGGTTTTCTTGAATTGCATATTCACACCTTCCTGATTTTACGAGGTGCAAAAAGCCCCTCAGGCTTGAAAATCAGGACAATGACCATCACGAGAAAACTGAAAAGACTTGCCCATTTGGGAACAAAAGCTACAGCAAACGCATTGACCTCTCCAATCAGAAGAGCTCCTAACCATGCCCCCCAAAAGTTGCCCATGCCACCAAGAACTACCACGATCAACGAGTCAATAATCACCTCGATTCCGGCTCCGGGCGTCACCGTTCGAAGAGGAGCAGCCAAAGCACCGGCCATACCCCCCAAAGCCGTGGCTATGCCAAAGACCATAGTCATGGTCAAAGGTACGTTCACTCCCAGTACACCGAGCATTTCCCGATCAACAGCCGAAGCCCTGGCAATGCGCCCCGGGCGCGTATATTTCAAAATCCACCAAGCACCGACGACCAGTACCAAGCCGATAGCAATAATCAGCAAATTATAAGATGGAATATAGAGATCGCCAATAATTGCTGGTCCGACGAAACCGTCAGGTCTTGGCAACGATTTGTATTCAGCGCCCCAAACGAGCTTAACAAGATCATCGATAATGAGAATCAAACAATAGGTCAGCAGTATCTGGAATCCACCTTCACTCGAACGCCCGTAGATACGACGCAGAAACAATGATTCCGCAAGCATGCCACAGATTCCAGCGCCCAGTGCCGCCAGCAAAAGACCGAACCAGAAGTTTACGCCCCATACACTGACTACCTGATACCCCAGGTATGCCCCGATCATGTAAAAGGAACCATGGGCAAAATTGAATACCTGTCCCACACCAAAAATCAAGGTGAGGCCACTGGCAACCAGAAACAGCAAGGTTGCCATAGTCAGACCACTGATAAACTGCGTAATGAAAAACGGAAGATCCATATACAATACCTGAAGGCGGACCGGCACCCAAAAACCAGGCACCGATCCGCTGTGAAGTCAAACTATTGCTTGCGTTTATTGTTGATATACTCAACCGGAGGAATCAGATCTTCGCCAGGGTACACCTTCCAGTCACCAAGCATGCGGGTAGCCGGTGGAAAATCGCTATTTTTCACAACCGTACCAATAGCCTGACTCTGAACGATCTGGTGGGTTTCCGGGCGAATATAAGAGGTGAATCCATCTGGATCTTCGGGAAGCTTGATCTTCATGCCTTCCATAGCCTTGATCAAGGCCTCAGTATCGTCAGGGTTGCCAACCTTTTCAACAGCCTGGGCAATGACGTAGATACCAGCATAGGCTCCTTCAGCGGCGTACGTTGGATAACGCCCTGTCCGTCTTTTGAATTCCTGAACAAAGTTCCTATTCAATTCGGTAGCAGGCCAGTTGTTGTGGTGGCGTGCTGAAAGGATCAGGCCGGAAGGCAGCTCATCACCCATGGCACTCATCAGCTCATAGTTGCCACCGGCATCAGGGTGGAAATAAAGAGTTTTGTTGAAAATCCCATAAGCTTGGGCCTGTTTGATAAAGGCAACAGTGTCACCGCCCCAGAAGCCGGAAATCAGGACATCGGGTTTATCCTTGAGGAGAGACGTGATAAACGGGGTATAATCAGGAGCAAAAATCTTCGGCCAGTATTCTCCAACAACTTTATATTCAACGCCATAACGGTCAAGGTTGTACTTAACCTCGTCCCACTGGCTATGCCCATAGGCATAATCAGGACCAATAAAAGCAATGGTACTCCACGGCCTGGTTTTCTTCAGTTCCTTGAGGTAAAGTGCCCCAGCAGCCATAGACTGAAAGGTGTTGTTGGAAACCCGAAAATAGTACGGTTGGAAATTGTCAACGGTCAGCCTGGTGGAAGCATGATCAGTTCCGACAAAGATGACTTTATTCTGCGCTGAAACTTCGGTAACTGCCAACCCAACACCAGAGCTGACAACACCGAAAAGAAAATCAACCTCCTCGTCGGTAATATACCGCTTCGCAACCCGAACGGCATACGCAGGTTTTGCTTTACTATCGGTAAAGTATGCCTCGATCTTGTAGCCGTTCACTCCCCCTTTGCCATTGATTTCATCAATAGCCATTTCAGCAGCAGCAACAGAATCCTTTCCATATAAACCAGCACGGCCGGTCATGGGATACATGGCACCGATTTTGATAACCTTGTCGGCGCTTAAAGCAGCCATAGGGGCTAGCACAAACGCCACAATTGTTAACAGAAGCAGGGTTACAATTTTCTTTTGCATTTCAATGTCCTCCTTGCTTAAATTGGGTTGGCACAAACCGTCAGCATCGTTCACGTCACTCCTTAACTAAGCAAGCATTAGGCCATATATCAAAACAATGTTTGCCAAAGTCACGAACAACTGCCCGGAAATAAGAGATTGACTTGTAAAACTCCCCATCTAGAGATCATGCAAAAAACCGGAAAATCTTTTACAAAGATTACTATTCCAGACAACTACTACATAAGGTTATTGCAGGAATGCAAACTGATCGACAGCTAGGATCTCGTATCTATCGATATTTGTATACAAAAATTAGTTTTGGATTTTTTTGCAGAACTGCAAGTTATTGCAGTCTTGCAATGACAGAGAGGATGCGAGGCGGGTAATTTAGTTGGAACCGTTAATGTTGTATTTCTCCATTTTACGCCACAAGGTTGATGCATGGATGCCAAGGAGTTCTGCCGCGTTTTTCAAGCCACGGCTTTCCTTCAGGGCATTTACGATCATACTGGCTTCAACTTGTTCTAGCGATTTTTTCAGATCCATCCCCCTTCCTATTACGTCCTGAAACGATGTGGCTGGAGACTTGAATTCATAGGGTAAATCAGACATACCAATAAGGTCCCCCTCACTCATGACAATAATTCGTTCTACGATGTTGATCAACTCCCTAACATTTCCCGGATACGAGTAGGCTTTGAGCGCGCCAACAACATCAGGAGAAAAACGCTTGTTCAAACCTTTCGCACGATTAAAGTTGTCAAGAACATGAAAGGAAAGTGAACCTATGTCATCGGTTCGCTCTCTTAACGGCGGAATATGTATAGGAATAACATTGAGGCGGTAATAGAGATCCTCCCGAAACCTTCCCTGCTCCATCAAATCCTTCAGGTTCCGGCTTGTGGCAGCAATAATGCTGATATCCACCCTAGTCCTGCGAGTTGCCCCTACCCGAACAAACGCCTTATCCTCAATGACTTCCAGCAGCTTGACCTGCAATGAAGGAACGAGTTCGCCGATTTCATCTAAAAAAACCGTGCCCTCGTTTGCGGCCTCGATCAATCCAATCTTGCCGGCAGAAAGAGCCCCGGTAAACGCACCCTTATCATATCCGAACAATTCGCTTTCAAGCAGCGCCTCAGGGATAGTGCCACAGTTAATCTTCACAAAGGGTTTATCTTTCCTCGGACCCATCTGATGAATGATCTTGGCCAGCATGCTTTTTCCCACGCCCGATTCGCCCAGCAGGAGCACTGAGATACTACTCCTGGCAGCCTTGGCTGCCAAGCGTACCACCCGAACCATTGCCTGGCTTTTCACCACCATCTCCTTCAGGGCATGCTCTATTCCATCATGCTCCTGAATGAACTGGAAATAGCGTTTGTTGATCTGTTTACTTTCCTCAAGCTCCAATCTCAAGGAATTAAGTTCCGTAATATCCCTGACATTGGTAACCACCAAGGCAATGCCATCACTATCATCATAGATGGGAGTTCCCGTAACAATTACCTGCTTATCTCCCATGACTTTCTGCATAATAGTAATTGGACGCTTTTTCTCTAAAACCTCCAAGGTTACAGAATGATCAAACACCTCTTCATTGACCAGATCTTTCATATTCCTGCCGATCAGGCCTTCTCGGTCCAGTCCGGTAATCCGCTCATAAGCACGGTTGACGCGGATAGTATTTGCGTTGCCATCAGTTATATACAGCCCGTCATAGGATGATTCAAAAATTGCGGCAAGCTCCCTGTTAAGCTCTTGAAAGGTCTGCAACTGAGATATGATAGTTTCATATTCTGAGATATCCTGGAATACCGAGATCACCCCAAAAATCTGGCCATCGTGGTAAATGGGTGTTCGGTTCGCTATGATTGTGGCTTGGGCAAGTTCGATTTTTTTCCCGATATGGGGTACCCCGCTTTTGATAACCTGCTGCAAATCCGGCCACGATTCCGGCCGGAGCTTTGCCATATGCATACCAACAACTTGTCGACTGTCACTATCTCCAAAGATGCTCCTGGCCTTCTTGTTATATACTCGGACAATGCCATCTCGGTCGATAACGACTATGCCATTATATGCCGAGTCAAAAATTGCATTCAACACTTCAGATAACGGACCACCGAGCTTTAGAAGATCCAAGCACATATCAGAGCAGCTATCAACCATCTTTCAAAACCAGCGTAAGTCAAACGGTTTCAATAGTACCAACGCACTTTTAAGTTCATCAAATTCTTCTGGCCAATCATTGATTTGAGCTTCATCACGATAATCATGCCCAACCATATACCCCACACTATTAGAAATCAACAAGCATGATGATGCTCATCACCAGTACCGGTCACTGTGACATAGCCAATCCAATGAGTAATAAGCATACCTGTGTCCACTGTAGCACTGTAATAACTATTGATACCCTGGGGAAAATAGGTTGTTAGATCGTTACAGGTAATTTCTTCACGAATTTGCGTATGGAGATCCCAGCCGGATTGCAGAATTGCAGGTGTTATATATTTTGAGCGGATATCTTGCCCGGATAGAGTTTTCTTAAACAATCTCCAATCCTTATGGCGACTTTTTATGGATAAAATTATCACTCATTAATTGTACCATTATGTCAGTGGGCTACCCAGTTGTTTCCCACATATCTTGACTACTGCGGTATATTGAAGATTCGTTTTTCACGCACAAAACG
Encoded proteins:
- a CDS encoding ABC transporter ATP-binding protein, producing the protein MSSFILEAKGLNTFYDRSKILFDVDLHVVPGEVVCLMGRNGMGKTTTFRSLMGLTPPKTGQVIFKGRDVTRFPSYKMARLGLGYVPEDRRILGPFTVRENLELGRIPGRGGKWNTTTVIDAFPVLGEMTSRLGGTLSGGEQQMLTIARALMGNPDLLLLDEPTEGLSPVIVHDLKELVLKLKDAGTTILLSEQNVKFTKAVSDRVVVIDKGHVVYEGLIDEFEGEKEIQKKYLAV
- a CDS encoding ABC transporter ATP-binding protein, which translates into the protein MLRLKSVNKAFGGLKVTNDVNFSIRPGEISAIIGPNGAGKTTLFNQITGFQTPDSGEIIFAGQNIVGKTSQDVVVMGIGRAFQIASLFPDQTVLDNVKIACLSHSSNTGHILRSRAEFQQDEKDAMSILESLGIDSQAHRLAYELAHGDQKLLDIGIALALRPRLLLLDEPTAGMSPEEREVTRSLIKKLWKEFDLTLVFIEHDMDMVFGIAETVRVLQQGALLAEGTPDEIRNNREVVTAYLGE
- a CDS encoding branched-chain amino acid ABC transporter permease; translation: MRSSYHLNLASHILIWGLFAMAFNMLWGVTGMLSFGQALYYGLGGYSVGLMVKYLGSGWYLPAMGLGLVVSAVLSLLLGLLVIRVGGVYFTMLTLAFGQLAWQITFKWYNFTGGDDGIVGIMPPEFLQNQTVYYYFILAVVMASIWFLKRVTFSPFGLLLRCIQENPERVRFIGRSVKRNQLRIYVISSVFATLAGALMVGVDNSIHTDMLYWTTSGEVILMSVLGGLSQFFGPFIGAFSIIAIEDIVGAHTEYWSIIIGSLILFMVIVFPKGIVGELRNIRGRFKPQHDEEQ
- a CDS encoding branched-chain amino acid ABC transporter permease, yielding MDLPFFITQFISGLTMATLLFLVASGLTLIFGVGQVFNFAHGSFYMIGAYLGYQVVSVWGVNFWFGLLLAALGAGICGMLAESLFLRRIYGRSSEGGFQILLTYCLILIIDDLVKLVWGAEYKSLPRPDGFVGPAIIGDLYIPSYNLLIIAIGLVLVVGAWWILKYTRPGRIARASAVDREMLGVLGVNVPLTMTMVFGIATALGGMAGALAAPLRTVTPGAGIEVIIDSLIVVVLGGMGNFWGAWLGALLIGEVNAFAVAFVPKWASLFSFLVMVIVLIFKPEGLFAPRKIRKV
- a CDS encoding ABC transporter substrate-binding protein; this encodes MQKKIVTLLLLTIVAFVLAPMAALSADKVIKIGAMYPMTGRAGLYGKDSVAAAEMAIDEINGKGGVNGYKIEAYFTDSKAKPAYAVRVAKRYITDEEVDFLFGVVSSGVGLAVTEVSAQNKVIFVGTDHASTRLTVDNFQPYYFRVSNNTFQSMAAGALYLKELKKTRPWSTIAFIGPDYAYGHSQWDEVKYNLDRYGVEYKVVGEYWPKIFAPDYTPFITSLLKDKPDVLISGFWGGDTVAFIKQAQAYGIFNKTLYFHPDAGGNYELMSAMGDELPSGLILSARHHNNWPATELNRNFVQEFKRRTGRYPTYAAEGAYAGIYVIAQAVEKVGNPDDTEALIKAMEGMKIKLPEDPDGFTSYIRPETHQIVQSQAIGTVVKNSDFPPATRMLGDWKVYPGEDLIPPVEYINNKRKQ
- a CDS encoding sigma 54-interacting transcriptional regulator is translated as MVDSCSDMCLDLLKLGGPLSEVLNAIFDSAYNGIVVIDRDGIVRVYNKKARSIFGDSDSRQVVGMHMAKLRPESWPDLQQVIKSGVPHIGKKIELAQATIIANRTPIYHDGQIFGVISVFQDISEYETIISQLQTFQELNRELAAIFESSYDGLYITDGNANTIRVNRAYERITGLDREGLIGRNMKDLVNEEVFDHSVTLEVLEKKRPITIMQKVMGDKQVIVTGTPIYDDSDGIALVVTNVRDITELNSLRLELEESKQINKRYFQFIQEHDGIEHALKEMVVKSQAMVRVVRLAAKAARSSISVLLLGESGVGKSMLAKIIHQMGPRKDKPFVKINCGTIPEALLESELFGYDKGAFTGALSAGKIGLIEAANEGTVFLDEIGELVPSLQVKLLEVIEDKAFVRVGATRRTRVDISIIAATSRNLKDLMEQGRFREDLYYRLNVIPIHIPPLRERTDDIGSLSFHVLDNFNRAKGLNKRFSPDVVGALKAYSYPGNVRELINIVERIIVMSEGDLIGMSDLPYEFKSPATSFQDVIGRGMDLKKSLEQVEASMIVNALKESRGLKNAAELLGIHASTLWRKMEKYNINGSN